In Salvia miltiorrhiza cultivar Shanhuang (shh) chromosome 4, IMPLAD_Smil_shh, whole genome shotgun sequence, the DNA window tcacctatcccattcaagtgtcaaggctactactataacatgcattcctgaatcggctgaacaattatcgcattcaagactcaaactgaacagctagacatgtaaattattggccaaataattcacaacaaactaagcaccaggaatcatgaatcacaagttggagggcaaattgatatcaataaatcatacacatataattaatcagctatgtacaaaccctaggttcagataaaagaactagctgggcatcataaaataaaataaaaacataaataaaagaaagcaattgaaataaataaaatagataaaacccggaaggatgttgaatgacagcttgaatcttgtaggaaaataaagctaatctatgaaaacaataaaagtctaagtctaaaattgaaaagatggagaaaagaggtaaagagatgtgtcTATTAGGTCAggaaaaggacctatatataagcacatgagataaatacagtgtaaaactcgaaaatactgataaaatccgaaaatcccgaaaattcggaaattcccgtcgggcactattcactgctgtgcgcgactttcttgttttggccatatcttcctcgtccgaacttgTATTTgtgaaccgtttgcgcctaagaactcgtatcgagacggactacaactttcattaagaccaacagtccaaattcgaactccatatttctgtaaaaatcatcaaagtacgaccaagcaacatatttcacaagataaaacaatttaagcacaaaacaatcatccaacactcaatttcctataaaattatcatcatgtgaacattaaaaaccatggaaaaatgagtgttatcaaggTTCCACGCAGAAGCCAACGACAACGGAACTCGTCGGCTGCACTTCGGTCACCATACGTGCACAGCGCCGTGCCGAGACCCGTCGAGCAACAGTATGTTGACGGGTTTGAGCGTATGATGGAAGCTGGCCGCCGTGGACACTACCAGACGGTGTCGGTGGCAGAGAGCGAGCACCCTCTCCCATATAACTTTTGGACCGGGATGCAAAACACGAGGACTGACCTCACGTCCAATGTTGGTTAATTTATGAAGCAATTGTTATCATGTAAGTCTGgttactaattactaacatttaAGTACGTGCAGGCCGTTGATATGTACATGATGACGATGAGATCGAGGTTGATTGCGCGTGCTGACTTGATAGACGGTGTTGATCAGAGGACCACTATCATATTGGATACAGAATTATTCGtaagcatttaattaaatattatgttgttataatcaaatatgcttttaatataatgtttaTTTGCTACAGAAATATTTGGATGATGAATTCAAGGAGTTGATGTCAGCATGGCGCACTATGTTTCCCTCGAAGGCAGAAGGACGACTCTCCAAGTCCGACGCAGTTTATTCTTCGTGGGTACCGCATCCCAAGAAGATGTATCTGGTGTATGGGCATGGGGTATCTTCAACTCATGGCGATTTGATGCATGCCACAACGGTACACATATATATCTACAGTATAAATATGTTGgagtagttcattttttatttcctctTCACCAATTGCATTTGCGTGTGCAGCTCATTTTGCCTATATTTGTGCATGGACGTTACATTACATGCCGAGTGGATTTGCTGAGGGGTATTTGCGACATCTTCGATTCGCAGTTGTTCAAGACCCTGCCGCAGAAGCGCTTCAATGTGATCGCCGCTCTATATCCGCTGCAGTGCCTGTTGGGTAAGCTGCTTGACGTGTCCAAGTGGTTCGAAAGGACACAGATTATCCAAAACCCGTTGGAAAACCTTTCATGGCGAAGGTTGAAAATCCAATATGCCGAGGAGAATGAGCAGTTTCAGCAGTCAGATCAATGCAGCTCCGGTGTTTATGCGTGCATGTATGTGGAGCGTCTGATATCAGGCTCGCCGAGCCTTGCGTGGGGCAATGGGCACGCCGCCGACTATAGGCGCAAGATAGGCAGTAGCATCTATGAGTTTTGCATCCCCACGGAGCAATAGATTATGTATTTCTacatttaaatgataattatgcAAATGACGTTTTGATTAGATGTTGGAGTATCTGTTTGAGTATGTTTCTATGAGTTTCCACTTGCATCCtacataaaattatgaaataagtGTATTTACTGAAGTACCCGCCAGTAAATGATTATCCGCTATCAGTAGCCGCTTGAAAAAATGTCAGCGGCTACTGACGGCGGGTAATGAATTTCTGGCGGGTACTTGAAAATTTCATCTTATTTGATAGTTTAATGCATAACTAAGCTATCTCTGGGTATGTTATACTATTAACTAaacttttatataaaacattgttcacttctccaaagtctcattcataatttcaactcaTAATTGTTAAGACATGTCCATGTTGGTCATTACTAAAGGCGTGTGTTTTCTgcttcaaatatttcaaatcaGGCAGCACAACAGCTTCTAAAACATCAAAAAACTGCTAAAATTttaagtatccgccagtaaatgaTTATCCGCGCCCAGTAGCCGCGGATGTTTTTGTTGGGCGGCTACTAGTGCTAAACACTGAATTACTGGCGGGTACTGAGAAATCCGTGGTTTTTGCTAGTTCATTGATATTATGCAAGTGCTATCGCTTCGAAATTTATTCAATCCAATACTGCCAACTTTAGAACATCAATTACTGGAATGAAAAAACATCAATATCCATCGAATATAATATAACAAGAAATTAAACTACTGCTCCCAGCCCGTACCCTTGCATGCTCTACGTGTGTGGCCAGGCGAGCCACATAGACCACAAGTTTGGGTGCTCGTTTTCCCAGACTACTGGATGCATCCGCTGTAGTAGTCCTCTGAGTCGCCCTCTCACCAGCTGAAGgaattctagattctcttggtcgACCAGCTTGTCGCCGAGAAAGGTTTGGCAAAACAATATCAGTTGCAACTTCAAACGGAATTTCCCAATGCTCTAAGGGAGGCAAGTGATTTAATGAACCGGAGTATGTTTGAACCAGTGAACTCCGCAGGTAGTAAGCTTCCACGTAATCTTCCACTGGCTCTTTCGCCTCACTGCGAAAAGAATGATTATATTTAGTAGGCATCTAATAactgtaattttataataaaatagatttagcatacgtaatggctgcgatcgcatgagaacacggcATGCCGTCCAGGTCGAATTCATTGCATTCACAGCTCTTCGCTTGAAGGTCAACCATGAAGCGACGATCACCAACACGAACCCTGTATTTTCTCTCGGAGGTCCTCTTCGCAGTGTAACGACGACTCTTTGAGATCTCCACACTTATCTTCTGTGTTGCCTCTGGAGTAAGAAGATCATCGCTCTCTTCCGCAGACGCAAGTCTGTCATTGAACCACTGCTCCAGAACCATCCT includes these proteins:
- the LOC131023027 gene encoding uncharacterized protein LOC131023027, with protein sequence MSAMAQLKPAAYGKLMRVGPEKWARSQSPLTHYSFLTSNAAEALNARLLWARRLPICSMLEAIRMVLEQWFNDRLASAEESDDLLTPEATQKISVEISKSRRYTAKRTSERKYRVRVGDRRFMVDLQAKSCECNEFDLDGMPEAKEPVEDYVEAYYLRSSLVQTYSGSLNHLPPLEHWEIPFEVATDIVLPNLSRRQAGRPRESRIPSAGERATQRTTTADASSSLGKRAPKLVVYVARLATHVEHARDASGNS